The following proteins are encoded in a genomic region of Vicia villosa cultivar HV-30 ecotype Madison, WI unplaced genomic scaffold, Vvil1.0 ctg.001598F_1_1, whole genome shotgun sequence:
- the LOC131635950 gene encoding uncharacterized protein LOC131635950: protein MEDVDRRNCGLLWESDEFDFASKPSEGRSGGILTIWDRRAFSATSIQMYDSILWLEGEYGEEEKRVIIVNTYAPCDTRRKRELWRCLSERIQEKNGDRICIAGDFNAIRYEEERTGANDNSKREDIKGFNEFILSSDLVNFPLHGRNFTWSRSGSTIMSRLDRFLIAEEWFGSWPTSTQWELDKGLSDHCPILLGGSSQSWGSKPFRMLNCWKYLDGYNDFIREQWLNMKIDGWGVYVLKEKLKLIKGKLKDWHKQHTQNLEGKIKSAKEELNLLEVKGESSTLSTMEIDRKREVYLNLHKLMYLNCSIQCQRARIKWGLFEGRGVRPIPSNMFFQKMEEGDRDRLVQEF, encoded by the exons ATGGAAGATGTTGATAGAAGGAACTGCGGCTTGTTATGGGAGTCTGATGAATTTGATTTCGCTAGTAAACCATCTGAAGGAAGATCAGGTGGTATTTTGACGATTTGGGACAGAAGAGCGTTTTCAGCAACTAGTATTCAGATGTATGATTCGATTCTCTGGTTGGAAGGTGAATACGGAGAGGAAGAGAAAAGAGTAATCATAGTAAACACATATGCTCCATGCGACACAAGAAGAAAGCGAGAATTATGGAGATGTTTATCTGAAAGAATACAAGAAAAGAATGGTGACAGAATATGTATAGCAGGAGATTTTAATGCTATTCGATATGAAGAAGAAAGAACAGGAGCAAATGATAATTCGAAAAGAGAGGATATAAAGGGTTTCAATGAGTTTATCTTAAGCTCAGACTTGGTCAATTTTCCTCTACATGGGAGGAATTTTACTTGGTCAAGGTCAGGCAGCACAATAATGAGCAGATTGGACAGATTCCTTATCGCAGAAGAATGGTTTGGTTCGTGGCCTACGAGTACGCAATGGGAATTAGATAAAGGATTATCCGACCATTGCCCCATTCTACTTGGTGGTTCTTCGCAAAGTTGGGGTTCAAAACCGTTTCGCATGCTAAACTGCTGGAAATATCTAGATGGGTATAACGATTTCATTAGAGAACAATGGCTGAATATGAAAATTGATGGATGGGGGGTGtatgttttaaaagaaaaactgAAACTGATCAAAGGTAAACTAAAAGATTGGCACAAGCAACACACGCAAAACCTGGAAGGTAAGATCAAGAGTGCTAAGGAAGAACTAAATTTGCTTGAAGTTAAAGGCGAATCATCGACGTTATCCACAATGGAGATAGACCGCAAAAGAGAAGTGTACTTGAATCTGCACAAGCTCATGTATCTTAATTGTAGTATCCAATGCCAAAGAGCTAGGATCAAATGG GGGCTGTTTGAAGGCAGAGGTGTAAGACCTATTCCATCTAATATGTTCTTCCAAAAAATGGAAGAAGGTGACAGAGATCGGTTGGTTCAAGAGTTCTAA
- the LOC131635947 gene encoding cystinosin homolog, giving the protein MSSWNSVPLHVSYEALGWFAFVCWSISFWPQVILNFRRKSVVGLNFDFVLLNLTKHSSYLIYNASLYFSTAIQNQYRHKYGEKQMIPVAANDVAFSIHAVLLTAVSLFQIAIYDRGSQKVSKIAWAIVTVAWTVAAVCFFVALNNHHWLWLLSIFTTIQVTMTVVKYIPQAVMNFKRKSTDGWSIENILLDFSGGVANYLQMAMQSIDQSSWVNFYGNIGKLLLSLVSIFFDILFIIQHYVLYPERKRKPETTPEYDNAAKSSDPTLSQNV; this is encoded by the exons ATGTCTTCTTGGAATTCAGTTCCACTCCATGTCTCCTATGAAGCTCTTGGCTGGTTTGCTTTTGTTTGTTGGTCTATTAGTTTCTGGCCTCAAGTCATCTTGAATTTCCGCAGGAAAAG tgTTGTGGGGCTGAACTTTGATTTTGTGCTGCTGAATCTGACGAAGCACTCGTCGTATCTTATATATAATGCGTCTTTGTACTTTAGCACTGCAATTCAGAATCAATACAGACACAAATATGGAGAGAAACAG ATGATACCCGTGGCAGCAAACGATGTTGCTTTCTCAATCCATGCTGTTCTACTAACAGCAGTTTCATTGTTCCAAATTGCAATCTATGAT CGTGGAAGCCAAAAAGTATCTAAAATCGCTTGGGCTATAGTCACTGTTGCATGGACGGTAGCAGCTGTGTGTTTCTTTGTGGCATTGAACAATCATCACTGGCTCTGGCTTCTCTCAATCTTCAC TACCATTCAAGTTACTATGACTGTCGTCAAATATATTCCTCAG GCCGTGATGAACTTTAAGAGAAAAAGTACTGATGGATGGAGTATTGAGAACATTCTACTCGACTTTTCTGGAGGGGTAGCAAACTATCTACAAATGGCTATGCAATCCATTGATCAAA GTTCATGGGTGAACTTCTATGGAAACATTGGAAAACTATTGCTATCCTTG GTGTCTATATTCTTTGACATCCTCTTCATAATCCAACATTATGTGTTATATCCCGAAAGAAAACGCAAACCAGAGACAACTCCTGAATATGACAATGCAGCCAAGTCTTCTGATCCAACATTGTCTCAAAATGTCTAA